From a region of the Desulfuromonas sp. KJ2020 genome:
- a CDS encoding PTS sugar transporter subunit IIA: protein MNVSVKDAAKLLSVSEKTIYRWIKQELVPAYKVHESYRFNRAELLEWATSRRMGISPELLAEPEGDALPLPHLSEAIEAGGIFYRLEGKSRDEVLADVVEHLRLPDEVDRDYLCRVLIAREKLASTGIGEGIALPHPRNPSLLHVTRPTVTLCFLEQPVDFYALDGIPVQVLFTLIAPTLRAHLHLLSLLGFVLRDRNFRKTLAEPGSREEIGAALRRAEDRCQK from the coding sequence ATGAACGTTTCTGTTAAAGACGCCGCCAAGTTGCTGTCGGTCTCCGAAAAGACCATCTATCGCTGGATCAAGCAGGAGCTTGTGCCGGCCTACAAGGTCCATGAGAGTTATCGCTTTAATCGGGCCGAGTTGCTGGAATGGGCGACGTCGCGGCGCATGGGCATCTCGCCCGAACTGTTGGCCGAGCCGGAAGGCGATGCCCTGCCGCTGCCGCACCTGAGCGAGGCCATCGAGGCCGGGGGAATCTTCTACCGCCTGGAGGGGAAAAGTCGGGACGAGGTGCTGGCCGATGTGGTGGAACATCTGCGACTGCCCGATGAGGTCGATCGCGATTACCTGTGCCGGGTGCTCATCGCCCGCGAAAAGCTGGCTTCCACCGGCATTGGCGAAGGGATCGCCCTGCCGCATCCGCGTAATCCGTCGCTGCTGCATGTCACCCGACCGACGGTGACGTTGTGCTTTCTTGAGCAGCCGGTAGATTTTTACGCCCTCGACGGTATCCCGGTTCAGGTGCTCTTTACGCTTATTGCCCCCACCCTGCGCGCGCATCTGCATCTTCTCTCGCTCCTTGGTTTTGTCCTGCGCGACCGCAACTTTCGCAAAACCCTGGCGGAACCGGGGAGCCGGGAGGAGATTGGCGCGGCGCTGCGTCGCGCCGAGGACCGCTGCCAAAAATAG